CGCGCTGCCCGCGTTCGAGGTGTTCGAGGAGTGCGGCCCCGCCGTGTTCGCGCGGGCGGCCCAGTTGTGCGACTGGCTGGAGTCGGTCACCCGCCCGGACGGGGGCCTGCCGTTCGCGCTGCCGACGACCGGCCCCGACGCGGCCGGGTCGGCGCCCTTCTGGACCGGGGCCGACCCGGACGTCTCCTCGCTCCAGATGACCTCGCAGCTCGCGGCGGCGGCGCACCGGGTGGGCCGTCACGACCCGGACGTCCGCGACCACCCGTGGCTCGCGCGGGCCGTCGGCTTCTGCCGGGACCGGGTCACCGCTCTCGTGGACCCGCCGGAGGTGATGGTGCTGCGGTTCCTCCTTGACTTCCTCGACACCGTCCACGACAGCCACCCGTGGGCCCCCGCCGAGCTGGCGCGGTACGCCGCGTTCCTGCCCCGTAACGGCGCCCCGATGACCGTCGAGGGAGGCGCCGAGGGTGAGGCACTGCGGCTGCTGGACTTCTCGCCCCGGCCCGGCCGGCCGCTGCGGGCACTCCTCGACGGCGCGGCGATCGACGCCGAACTCGACCGGCTCGCGGCCGGCCAGCGCGAGGACGGCGGCTGGACCGTCGACTGGACGGCGTACTCCGCCGCGGCGGCCGTGGAGTGGCGCGGGTACGCCACGGTCCGGGCCCTGACGATCCTGGGCGCCCACGGCATGCCGCTCGTCGTACGGGAGCGCTGAACGCCGGACCCCCGTCCCGGCGGCCGGAGGAATGGTCCGGTGCGGCGGGACGGGGATGTCTCCGGGCCTCGGGACGGGGATACCTCCGGTCGGCTCAGGCAGCCGTGCGGGGGGCCGGGTCCGTTCCTACGGTGACTGAATGGTCATCAGATTGCTCCCGCGTCCTCCGTTCGCCGGTTCGGTGGCCCTGACCACCGGACTGACCGGGCTCCTGGCCCTCCTCCCGGTGGCGGCGCCGACCACCCCCACGGCCACGGCCGCCACCCTCGTGTCGCCCGCCACGGCCTCGGACGTGGCGGCGGGCTCACGGACCGGCCCCGGCAGAGAGCTCACACGCCCGCCGGACCCTTCCCTGCTGTACCGGCCCGGCACCCAGGTGCGCGCGGCGTCCGGGGCGCCCGCGCCGCCCCGGGACGTCTCCGCCCTCTCCTGGGTGGTCGCCGACGCGGACACGGGCGCGGTCCTGGCGGCCCACAACGCCCACCGGGCGCTGCCGCCCGCCAGCACGCTCAAGACCCTCTTCGCGGTCACCGTCCTGCCCCGGGTCCCCGCCGACGCGCGGCACAGCGTCACCGAGACGGACCTGGCGGGGATCGGTTCCGGCAGCAGCATGGTCGGTGTCGCGCCCGGTGAGACGTACGACGTGCCCGATCTGTGGCGCGGTGTGTTCCTCAACTCGGGCAACGACGCGGTGCGGGTGCTGGCCGGGATGAACGGGGGCTGGGAGTCGACGATCCGTCAGATGCGCTCCACCGCGCGGATGTTGGGCGCGTACGACACCCATGTGGTGTCCCCGGACGGTTATGACGCGCCGGGCCAGGTGTCGTCGGCGTACGACCTGGCGGTGTTCGGCCGCGCCGGGCTGCGGATGCCCGCCTTCGCGGAGTACTGCGCGACCGTCGACGCCCGGTTCCCGGGCCGGGACGGCTCGACGTTCGGCATCCGGAACACCAACAAGCTGCTGACGGGGGCCGACGGCGTACGGCGCTATCCGGGGCTGATCGGCGTCAAGAACGGCTACACCACCCAGGCGGGCAACACGCTTGTCGTCGCGGCCCGGCGCGGGGACCGCACGCTGCTGGCGACGGTGATGAACCCGACGTCCGGAATCCCGCAGGCGGTCTACGAGGAGGCACGCACCCTGCTGGACTGGGGCTTCGAGGCCGCGCCCGCCGTGACTCCGGTGGGGTCGCTGGAACCGCCCCGCCCCCCGGCTCCGCCGCGCCGCGCGACCGAGGCGGAGGAACCGGGCCCGGTCGCACGTGCCGGGCGGGCGGCGACTCCGGGGGCGGCCCCGGGGCGGCCCGGTCCGGGGGCGGAACCCGCGCGGGCGACGGAAGCGGCCTCGGTCACGGT
Above is a window of Streptomyces sp. NBC_01498 DNA encoding:
- a CDS encoding D-alanyl-D-alanine carboxypeptidase family protein, with the protein product MVIRLLPRPPFAGSVALTTGLTGLLALLPVAAPTTPTATAATLVSPATASDVAAGSRTGPGRELTRPPDPSLLYRPGTQVRAASGAPAPPRDVSALSWVVADADTGAVLAAHNAHRALPPASTLKTLFAVTVLPRVPADARHSVTETDLAGIGSGSSMVGVAPGETYDVPDLWRGVFLNSGNDAVRVLAGMNGGWESTIRQMRSTARMLGAYDTHVVSPDGYDAPGQVSSAYDLAVFGRAGLRMPAFAEYCATVDARFPGRDGSTFGIRNTNKLLTGADGVRRYPGLIGVKNGYTTQAGNTLVVAARRGDRTLLATVMNPTSGIPQAVYEEARTLLDWGFEAAPAVTPVGSLEPPRPPAPPRRATEAEEPGPVARAGRAATPGAAPGRPGPGAEPARATEAASVTVRAEPAPGPSASLLPAVLAGTACLVASAVLLVRRAARRRRDASADPWRLHPLP